The following are encoded together in the Naumannella cuiyingiana genome:
- a CDS encoding glycosyltransferase 87 family protein produces the protein MSDRPPAPPRHRGRLLTVVVISQLLSSAITWLTWAKFRGREFGDTRYYFDSLTSIADHGLVAGIREAMPEYPVPAVWVLDLPRLLSDGSVEGYRDAFVVLVALLGVAFTAILWLAGVRRGDHRAGALAAVLWCFFCAGLGSVLWLRIDLLLGVLLGTVVVVAARHPGVAGALVAAAAWLRIWPAVLALPLLAERRRWRHAAAGFALTAGAVGIVALLIAGPTRLLSPLSYQSGRGLHVESVPAIPLVIARMSDPPQWPVRYTEWKAFEIFGPGREEVLALADVASILGVAACLGLVGLTAWRMRGGRDPTPAFTLAVLVVAITCIVLVVNKTLSPQYIAWLGAPVAAAVLVADDEQRGPAVRWMALACLVAVLTQLVFPLTYSDLTMTREAENMTLPGAALLGRNLVLVWLTLDVAWYAVRRAWPKGPEKAADAGRTTAPLV, from the coding sequence GTGAGCGACCGGCCACCCGCCCCGCCGCGCCATCGCGGCCGTCTGTTGACCGTGGTCGTGATCTCCCAGTTGCTGTCGTCGGCGATCACGTGGCTGACCTGGGCGAAGTTCCGTGGGCGCGAGTTCGGTGACACCCGCTACTACTTCGACTCGCTGACCTCGATTGCCGATCACGGGCTGGTCGCGGGCATCCGGGAGGCGATGCCGGAGTACCCGGTCCCGGCGGTCTGGGTGCTCGACCTGCCCCGACTGCTCTCCGACGGCAGCGTCGAGGGCTATCGGGACGCCTTCGTCGTTCTGGTCGCCCTGCTCGGCGTCGCGTTCACCGCGATCCTCTGGCTGGCGGGGGTACGCCGGGGCGATCACCGCGCCGGCGCCCTGGCAGCGGTGCTGTGGTGCTTCTTCTGCGCCGGGCTCGGCTCGGTGTTGTGGCTGCGCATCGATCTGCTGCTCGGGGTGCTGCTGGGCACCGTCGTCGTGGTGGCCGCGCGCCACCCGGGAGTCGCGGGAGCCCTGGTCGCCGCGGCGGCCTGGCTGCGGATCTGGCCCGCCGTGCTGGCGCTGCCGCTGCTCGCCGAACGCCGCCGCTGGCGGCACGCCGCCGCCGGATTCGCGCTGACTGCCGGTGCCGTCGGGATCGTCGCGCTGCTCATCGCCGGGCCGACGCGGCTGCTCTCGCCGCTGTCCTACCAGTCCGGCCGCGGGCTGCACGTGGAATCGGTGCCGGCGATCCCCCTGGTGATCGCCCGGATGTCCGATCCGCCGCAGTGGCCGGTGCGCTACACCGAGTGGAAGGCGTTCGAGATCTTCGGACCCGGCCGGGAGGAGGTGCTGGCGCTCGCCGATGTCGCGAGCATCCTCGGCGTCGCTGCTTGTCTCGGCCTGGTCGGGCTGACGGCCTGGCGGATGCGCGGCGGCCGCGACCCGACACCCGCGTTCACTCTCGCTGTCCTGGTCGTCGCGATCACCTGCATCGTGCTGGTGGTGAACAAGACGCTCAGCCCGCAATACATCGCGTGGCTCGGCGCGCCCGTCGCCGCTGCCGTGCTCGTCGCCGACGACGAGCAGCGCGGGCCGGCGGTGCGCTGGATGGCCCTGGCCTGCCTGGTCGCCGTGCTCACCCAACTGGTCTTCCCGCTCACCTACAGCGACCTGACCATGACCCGCGAGGCGGAGAACATGACGCTGCCGGGTGCCGCCCTGCTCGGCCGCAATCTGGTCCTGGTCTGGCTCACCCTCGATGTCGCTTGGTACGCGGTGCGGAGGGCGTGGCCGAAGGGGCCGGAAAAAGCCGCCGACGCGGGGCGTACCACTGCACCGCTGGTCTGA